The region GGCAAAATATAAGCAATATATTCTAAGAGAGTCAATGTATGCATTTGATCTCATTGAACCAAGAAATTGATATTTTAATTTGAATACATATACGGTTATTCAGCAACTGTCAGTTGATTTGTCAGTAACTAACGTTCATTATCTACTGATATTCATATTTTTTTGATACAATAAACAATAATAAAGTCCTATACTACGGGGGTTAGAGCTATTCCACTGCTAGCTATCCGAGGGGTTCGAATCCCCCTCTCTCCGCCACCCAACTTTCTTTTATCAACTATATTGACGGCTTCGGAATCTTCTCGCTAAAATCAATTATGTCTATGAATAAAAAACTATTTCTGCTCATCATCTGGGGGATTTTTCGGCTATATGGAAGCGGCTGTGGTGGTTTACCTGCGGGTATAATGACCCCTCCCTTTCTGCACACCTAAGCCGCTAAACGAAATACCTCTGCCGGTGTTTTGTATCGCAGCGCCGAATGTTTGCGCTTTTGGTTGTAAAAGTCGATCCAGTCTCCGATGATCCGATTGGCCTCCTTAAGCGATTTGAAATTGTGGTGCCAGATGCACTCTTCTTTGATCGTTCGGAAGAATCGTTCGATCATACCGTTCTGTTCCGGAGTGTAGGGAGTGATGAACTCCTGAATAAAATTGTAGTCTTTGACCGTTTTGGTGAAGGACTTACTACTGAGGACAAGCCCGTTGTCACTTCGAAGGGCTATAGGCTTTCTCAGCCGCTTAAGTTGGCCAAATCGATAGATCAATCCCTCCTGCAAAGCCGCTTCCGCTGTTTTCGTCTTGCCGCTTTTTGAGAGTCTCCACCCTACGATCTCCCGGGTACAGGTATCGATGACACAGGCTAGGGTTCCCCATCCTTCCTGGGCACTCCAAACTCTGGTCATATCGATGGCCCATCTTTGATTGGGATATTGTGAGCGTGAGGGCATCATTTGGGCCCTTGGCCTGTGGCCTTTTGCTCGTTTTCTCACCTGCCAGCCTTTGAGCTGTAGAATCCGCTGAACCGCTTTCTTGTTCATCCCCAGCAGTAGAGCCAGACGCCGATAGCCGTAGGTAGGGAACTCCTCGATCTTCTCTTGAACCTTTCGCACACGCTCTTCATCTACTCTTGGAGTTCTCTCGATCGGTTTGTAATAAAAGCTCCTACGAGGGATTCCAAACAGACCGCAGAGTTTCGTGATGCTGATGGGATGCCCTTCCTCTCTCATTTCGCTCCGAACCCGCATCACTTCTTCTCTCCGAACAGAGCGTCGTACTTTTTTAGGGCGATATTCTCCAGGGTCAGCTCACCGATGACAGCTTTCATCTCTTTGATCTCCTCTTCGTACTGAGCGGCGATATCTTTAGGCCGTGCCCGCAATTGATTCTCCATTCCCCGACGGGCCTCATCCATCCACTCTTCTACGGTAGCGGGGGTCAAATCA is a window of Nitratifractor salsuginis DSM 16511 DNA encoding:
- a CDS encoding IS3 family transposase — protein: MRVRSEMREEGHPISITKLCGLFGIPRRSFYYKPIERTPRVDEERVRKVQEKIEEFPTYGYRRLALLLGMNKKAVQRILQLKGWQVRKRAKGHRPRAQMMPSRSQYPNQRWAIDMTRVWSAQEGWGTLACVIDTCTREIVGWRLSKSGKTKTAEAALQEGLIYRFGQLKRLRKPIALRSDNGLVLSSKSFTKTVKDYNFIQEFITPYTPEQNGMIERFFRTIKEECIWHHNFKSLKEANRIIGDWIDFYNQKRKHSALRYKTPAEVFRLAA
- a CDS encoding transposase, coding for MEKGANEIKRFTAKKKAQIVMDIFQGKTSIAEVSRKYDLTPATVEEWMDEARRGMENQLRARPKDIAAQYEEEIKEMKAVIGELTLENIALKKYDALFGEKK